A genomic region of Pseudopipra pipra isolate bDixPip1 chromosome W, bDixPip1.hap1, whole genome shotgun sequence contains the following coding sequences:
- the LOC135404534 gene encoding olfactory receptor 14J1-like, with translation MCYDRYVAICKPLHYGTLLGSRACAHMAAAAWATGFLHTLLHTANTFSLPLCKGNALGQFFCEIPHILKLSCSHSGYLREIGLIGVTVCLVIGCFVFIVFSYVQIFRAVLRIPSQQGRHKAFSTCLPHLAVVSLFVSTGAFSDLKPSSISSPSLDLVVAVLYSVLPPTLNPLIYSFRNQELKGALRQMMTGCFSRAITCLFSSVQHSLCNPLLAQPAF, from the coding sequence atgtgctacgaccgctacgttgccatctgcaaacccctgcactacgggaccctcctgggcagcagagcttgtgcccacatggcagcagctgcctgggccactggctttctccatacactgctgcacacagccaatacattttccctgcccctgtgcaaGGGtaatgccctgggccagttcttctgtgaaatcccacacatcctcaagctctcctgttcacactcaggctacctcagggaaattgggctcattggggttaCTGTCTGTTTAGTgattggttgttttgttttcattgttttctcctatgtgcagatcttcagggctgtgctgaggatcccctctcagcagggacggcacaaagccttttccacgtgcctccctcacctggccgtggtctctctgtttgtcagcactggtgCATTTTCCGACCTGAAGccctcctccatctcctccccatccctggaccttgtggtggcagttctgtactcagtattacctccaacactgaaccccctcatctacagcttcaggaaccaggagctcaagggTGCTCTGAGAcaaatgatgactggatgcttttcaagAGCAATAAcctgcctcttttcttctgtaCAACACTCATTGTGTAACCCTTTActggcccagcctgccttctaa